From Rudanella lutea DSM 19387, a single genomic window includes:
- a CDS encoding MFS transporter: MNQAVNQSRLFYASCFALITTAFSFSIRAGILAQLGTELSLSAEQLGFINSMWFLGFPISMIIGGLVYYTVGPKTIMQIAFVCHLLGILLTIYAQGYTTLLISTFLIGIGNGCTEAACNPMIADMYSGVTMNKMLNRFHMWFPGGIVVGSLISLFMGPENLNLPWQAQIWVIMIPTLIYAFLFFGQTFPTAKVAGSTSLASNFQAMLTPLYIFMFCCMALTAISEFGPQQWVGLIMSKSGASPLLILALVTGLMAVGRYFGGPIIHQLDQTGVLLGGAVFAAIGVYLFSSVTGPMAYVAAVFFAIGVCYFWPTMIGFVAERIPASGALGMSVMGGVGMFSTSIFQPIIGGWIDTERAAKSAAGLTGDALELAAGQATLAKMTTFPIILIVAFTALWFFMRNRKVTHVDESTVAQQPQL, encoded by the coding sequence TGGGAACCGAGCTAAGCCTTTCTGCCGAACAATTGGGTTTTATTAACTCGATGTGGTTTTTGGGCTTCCCCATTTCTATGATTATCGGCGGTCTGGTGTACTACACCGTTGGCCCCAAGACGATCATGCAGATTGCGTTTGTGTGTCACCTGCTGGGTATTCTGCTCACCATCTACGCACAGGGCTATACCACGCTGCTGATTTCAACCTTTTTGATTGGTATTGGCAATGGTTGTACCGAAGCGGCCTGTAACCCCATGATTGCCGATATGTACTCGGGCGTTACCATGAACAAGATGCTCAACCGATTCCACATGTGGTTCCCCGGTGGTATCGTGGTAGGTAGCCTGATCTCGCTGTTCATGGGTCCTGAAAACCTGAACCTTCCCTGGCAGGCGCAGATTTGGGTGATCATGATTCCGACCCTCATCTACGCGTTCCTGTTCTTTGGTCAGACATTCCCAACCGCCAAAGTGGCCGGTTCAACCTCGTTGGCCAGCAACTTCCAGGCTATGCTGACACCGCTGTACATTTTCATGTTCTGCTGCATGGCCCTGACGGCAATTAGCGAGTTTGGTCCGCAGCAGTGGGTAGGTCTGATTATGAGCAAGTCGGGAGCAAGCCCGCTGCTGATTCTGGCTCTGGTGACCGGTCTGATGGCCGTTGGCCGTTACTTCGGTGGGCCTATCATCCACCAACTTGACCAAACGGGTGTACTGCTCGGCGGAGCGGTTTTTGCCGCCATCGGTGTTTACCTTTTCAGCAGCGTAACGGGCCCAATGGCTTACGTAGCGGCTGTGTTCTTCGCTATTGGCGTGTGTTATTTCTGGCCAACCATGATCGGTTTCGTAGCCGAGCGGATTCCGGCTTCGGGCGCCCTGGGCATGTCGGTAATGGGTGGTGTTGGTATGTTCTCAACCTCTATTTTCCAGCCTATCATCGGTGGCTGGATTGACACGGAGCGGGCAGCTAAATCGGCCGCTGGCCTGACGGGCGACGCCCTCGAACTGGCGGCTGGTCAGGCGACACTGGCCAAGATGACCACCTTCCCAATCATCCTGATTGTGGCCTTCACGGCGCTGTGGTTCTTCATGCGCAACCGCAAGGTTACCCACGTCGATGAGTCGAC